Proteins encoded by one window of Lathyrus oleraceus cultivar Zhongwan6 chromosome 1, CAAS_Psat_ZW6_1.0, whole genome shotgun sequence:
- the LOC127127482 gene encoding uncharacterized protein LOC127127482, producing MAAISTLLNFLFPPPPSLFVTAMSVISIASLANAGFSEVRGKHLSYSKFWNVNNNDKANGNKKQQLKLSSKTGMLLLYTPAFLAGAASFLVFPDEGFRSTVLQSAVTIHFFKRVFEVLFVHKYSGSMALESAIPITLSYFVSSATMVYAQHLTVNLPEPPINLLYPGIVLFLVGITGNFYHHYLLSKLRIKGEKEYKIPKGGLFEFVICPHYLFEIIGFYGFSLISQTLYGFSFAIGTTFYLLGRSYATRRWYLSKFEDFPKNVKAIIPFVF from the exons ATGGCTGCAATATCGACGTTACTGAACTTCCTATTCCCACCCCCACCTTCTCTATTCGTCACCGCTATGTCTGTTATCAGCATTGCTTCACTCGCTAACGCCGGTTTCAGCGAAGTTAGAGGAAAGCACTTAAGCTATTCCAAATTCTGGAACGTTAATAATAACGATAAGGCTAATGGTAATAAAAAGCAGCAGTTGAAATTGTCGAGCAAAACTGGTATGTTGCTGTTGTATACTCCTGCTTTTCTAGCTGGTGCGGCGTCGTTTTTGGTGTTTCCTGACGAAGGTTTTAGATCTACCGTTCTTCAATCTGCTGTCACGATTCACTTCTTCAAAAGAGTCTTTGAG GTTCTGTTTGTCCACAAATATAGTGGTTCTATGGCACTTGAGTCTGCAATTCCCATCACACTGAGTTATTTTGTGTCATCTGCAACTATGGTCTATGCTCAACACCTAACAGTGAATCTTCCAGAACCACCAATCAATCTGTTGTACCCTGGAATTGTATTGTTTCTTGTAGGCATTACTGGCAACTTCTACCATCATTATCTTCTATCTAAATTAAGAATTAAAGGTGAAAAGGAATACAAGATTCCTAAAGGTGGCTTATTTGAGTTTGTGATATGTCCTCATTATCTTTTTGAGATTATTGGGTTTTATGGCTTTTCATTAATTTCACAAACACTGTATGGATTCTCTTTTGCTATAGGCACTACTTTTTACTTGTTGGGTAGGAGTTATGCTACTAGGAGATGGTATCTCTCTAAATTTGAAGATTTTCCTAAGAATGTTAAGGCTATTATCCCTTTTGTTTTCTAA
- the LOC127099511 gene encoding uncharacterized protein LOC127099511, with translation MAQDLHLDKNLVESNLRTKGSARGFTSKILFEKANLFASSGNCDAFSVLFALHIFEVILFQNIEGFIDKTAVTIFISINLVPTLLTDAFFSFLWRNQKRDNVGALKWSQRLMSLDAEDVVWYCRDYDGVGLIYSCGDFHNVPFVSSRGGVINYNPILSLRQLGYQLKKEPEAKLLEELLIAEGVKDADMMKRIRRAWGKVYCIGKKELGKQNCIVVNSYTKWVRVRAKGIKLPYPWEPSTSFKAPKPFVVVIHEETILRRLSRA, from the exons ATGGCTCAAGATCTTCATCTTGATAAGAATCTGGTTGAATCTAATCTTCGTACAAAGGGAAGCGCTAGAGGTTTTACTTCGAAGATCCTCTTTGAGAAGGCCAATTTGTTTGCTAGTAGTGGAAATTGTGATGCCTTCTCTGTTCTGTTTGCTCTTCACATTTTTGAGGTGATACTCTTTCAAAATATTGAGGGGTTCATCGACAAAACTGCTGTTACTATTTTCATCTCCATAAATTTGGTGCCTACTCTTTTAACTGATGCAttcttttctttcctttggaGAAACCAGAAAAGAG ACAATGTTGGAGCTTTGAAGTGGTCTCAGAGGTTGATGTCTTTGGATGCTGAGGATGTTGTTTGGTATTGTCGTGACTACGATGGGGTGGGTCTTATTTACAGTTGTGGAGATTTCCATAATGTACCTTTTGTTAGTTCTAGAGGTGGAGTCATCAATTATAATCCTATTCTTTCATTGCGTCAGTTGGGTTATCAGTTGAAGAAAGAGCCTGAAGCTAAGCTATTAGAGGAGCTTCTTATAGCCGAAGGGGTTAAGGATGCAGATATGATGAAGAGAATACGTCGTGCTTGGGGAAAAGTTTACTGTATAGGGAAGAAGGAATTGGGCAAACAGAACTGCATCGTCGTAAATTCATATACAAAGTGGGTAAGAGTTAGAGCTAAGGGTATCAAGCTCCCATATCCATGGGAACCTTCCACGAGTTTTAAAGCACCTAAGCCTTTTGTTGTTGTTATTCACGAGGAGACTATTCTAAGGAGACTATCAAGAGCTTAG